The following coding sequences lie in one Mercenaria mercenaria strain notata chromosome 5, MADL_Memer_1, whole genome shotgun sequence genomic window:
- the LOC128557353 gene encoding beta-1,3-galactosyltransferase 1-like yields the protein MKESAKIVKHLKTGIKDLKQSRDLMSETRHVFAENKFSNMKKVNNKTEGERKTGPDDLSLANGHYFPLTVSSNPYNINSKFVCKGVKELSFIVVVHSATTHFMRRSSIRETWANFKLFKRHSMRIVFNLGKPEKDSTQALIEHESAVNKDIVQGNFIDSCRNLTHKGVLGLRWISEFCKQAEIIGKVDDDVFLNVFKLMEELESNFRNKTRQIWCPVRNKGTSQIQRKKGKWKIDENEFKNMTYFPVTYCNGFFTVITRDIIQEMYEAARVTPFFWVDDVYLFGLLPDKIKNVKHAPLMNLNLNEKDIFESKDKKCHLLVANAHSDGIMDKFWFSALQQYKTLAQKYSKDGLFV from the coding sequence ATGAAGGAGTCTGCTAAAATcgttaaacatttaaaaactggtATTAAAGACCTTAAACAGTCACGTGATTTAATGTCCGAAACGAGGCACGTTTTCGCAGAAAACAAATTTAGCAATATGAAAAAGGTGAATAATAAAACTGAAGGTGAAAGAAAGACTGGACCTGACGATCTTTCTTTAGCGAATGGACATTATTTCCCTCTGACAGTTTCGAGCAACCCTTACAACATTAACAGCAAATTCGTGTGCAAAGGAGTAAAAGAATTGTCGTTTATTGTAGTAGTACATTCTGCCACCACACATTTCATGAGACGGTCATCAATCAGAGAAACTTGGGCCAATTTTAAGCTCTTTAAAAGACATTCAATGAGAATAGTGTTCAATCTTGGAAAACCTGAGAAGGACTCAACGCAAGCTCTTATTGAACATGAATCGGCAGTGAATAAAGATATCGTACAAGGGAATTTTATAGATTCGTGTAGAAACCTTACTCATAAAGGTGTTTTAGGACTTAGGTGGATTTCAGAGTTCTGTAAGCAAGCAGAAATTATTGGCAAAGTTGACGATGACGTTTTCCTAAATGTGTTCAAACTAATGGAAGAATTAGAATcaaattttagaaacaaaacgaGACAAATATGGTGTCCAGTGAGGAATAAAGGAACAAGTCAGATTCAGAGAAAGAAAGGGAAGTGGAAAATCGATGAGAACGAATTtaaaaatatgacatattttcCGGTGACGTATTGTAATGGATTTTTCACAGTTATCACAAGAGATATTATACAAGAAATGTATGAAGCAGCCAGAGTTACGCCATTCTTTTGGGTGGACGATGTATATTTGTTTGGGCTTTTGCCggacaaaattaaaaatgttaaacacGCTCCCTTGATGAATCTCAATTTGAATGAGAAAGACATTTTTGAATCAAAGGACAAGAAGTGCCATCTTCTAGTTGCTAATGCGCATTCTGATGGTATAATGGACAAATTCTGGTTTAGTGCACTACAACAATACAAAACACTAGCACAAAAATACTCAAAGGACGGActgtttgtttga